The proteins below are encoded in one region of Alistipes communis:
- the rpsA gene encoding 30S ribosomal protein S1, with protein sequence MEENKTVVTNENFDWNAFENDLGVYSQPKEEIAAAYDKTLSNVAVGEVVEGTVMSIGKREVVVNIGYKSEGVIPVSEFRYNPELAVGEKVEVYVESAEDKNGQLSLSHKKARQLKSWDRVNEALANDEIIKGYIKCRTKGGMIVDVFGIEAFLPGSQIDVKPIRDYDVYVDKTMEFKVVKINQEFRNVVVSHKALIEAELEAQKQIIMSKLEKGQILEGTVKNITSYGVFIDLGGVDGLIHITDLSWGRVNHPEEIVQLDQKLKVVILDFDEAKKRIALGLKQLTPHPWEALDPDLKVGDKVKGKVVVMADYGAFVEIAPGVEGLIHVSEMSWSQHLRSAQEFMKVGDEVEAVILTLDRAERKMSLGIKQLTTDPWADIEQKYPVGTRCVAKVRNFTNFGVFVEIEEGIDGLVHISDLSWTKKVKHPGEFTQIGADLEVVVLEIDKENRRLSLGHKQLEENPWNEFEGQFSIDSIHEGTVTELVDKGAIVSLTDSIEGFCPMKHLVKEDGTTAKVGEKLPFKVLEFSKATKRITLSHSRTFEDAKRAEYAAEKAEKKAAADANKSVVKKINASVEKTTLGDIAGLAELKAQMAAKEEEEK encoded by the coding sequence ATGGAAGAGAACAAAACTGTAGTCACGAACGAGAACTTCGACTGGAACGCGTTCGAGAACGATCTGGGCGTCTATTCCCAGCCTAAGGAGGAGATCGCCGCCGCTTACGACAAGACGCTGTCGAACGTCGCCGTCGGCGAGGTGGTCGAGGGCACGGTCATGAGTATCGGCAAGCGCGAGGTTGTCGTCAACATCGGCTACAAGAGCGAGGGCGTCATTCCCGTTTCCGAATTCCGCTACAACCCCGAACTGGCCGTAGGCGAGAAGGTCGAGGTCTACGTGGAGTCGGCCGAGGACAAGAACGGCCAGCTGTCGCTTTCGCACAAGAAGGCGCGTCAGCTCAAATCGTGGGATCGCGTCAACGAGGCGCTGGCCAACGACGAGATCATCAAGGGTTACATCAAGTGCCGCACGAAGGGCGGTATGATCGTCGACGTGTTCGGCATCGAGGCGTTCCTGCCCGGTTCGCAGATCGACGTGAAGCCCATTCGCGACTACGACGTATATGTAGACAAGACCATGGAGTTCAAGGTGGTGAAGATCAACCAGGAGTTCCGCAACGTGGTCGTTTCGCACAAGGCGCTCATCGAGGCCGAGTTGGAGGCTCAGAAGCAGATCATCATGTCGAAGCTCGAAAAGGGCCAGATCCTCGAAGGTACGGTCAAGAACATCACCTCCTACGGCGTGTTCATCGACCTGGGCGGCGTGGACGGCCTGATTCACATCACCGACCTGTCGTGGGGTCGTGTGAACCATCCCGAGGAGATCGTGCAGCTCGATCAGAAGCTCAAGGTCGTGATCCTCGACTTCGACGAGGCCAAGAAGCGTATCGCGCTGGGTCTCAAACAGCTCACTCCGCACCCGTGGGAGGCGCTCGATCCCGACCTCAAAGTCGGCGACAAGGTCAAGGGCAAGGTGGTCGTCATGGCCGATTACGGTGCGTTCGTCGAGATCGCTCCGGGCGTAGAGGGCCTGATCCACGTGTCGGAGATGTCGTGGAGCCAGCACCTGCGTTCGGCGCAGGAGTTCATGAAGGTCGGCGACGAGGTCGAGGCCGTCATCCTGACGCTCGACCGCGCAGAGCGCAAGATGTCGCTGGGCATCAAGCAGCTTACGACCGATCCGTGGGCCGATATCGAGCAGAAGTACCCTGTCGGTACGCGCTGCGTGGCCAAGGTGCGCAACTTCACCAACTTCGGCGTCTTCGTCGAAATCGAGGAGGGCATCGACGGCCTGGTGCATATCTCCGACCTGTCGTGGACCAAGAAGGTCAAGCATCCGGGTGAGTTCACCCAGATCGGCGCCGACTTGGAGGTCGTGGTGCTCGAAATCGACAAGGAGAACCGTCGCTTGTCGCTGGGTCACAAGCAGCTCGAAGAGAATCCGTGGAACGAGTTCGAGGGACAGTTCTCGATCGATTCGATCCACGAGGGAACCGTTACCGAACTGGTCGACAAGGGCGCGATCGTTTCGCTGACCGATTCGATCGAAGGCTTCTGCCCGATGAAACATCTCGTCAAGGAGGACGGCACGACGGCCAAGGTCGGCGAGAAGCTGCCCTTCAAGGTGCTCGAATTCTCGAAGGCCACCAAGCGCATCACGCTGTCGCACAGCCGTACGTTCGAAGATGCGAAGCGTGCCGAGTATGCTGCCGAGAAGGCCGAGAAGAAGGCTGCCGCCGATGCAAACAAGTCGGTGGTGAAGAAGATCAACGCTTCGGTCGAGAAGACCACGCTGGGCGACATCGCCGGGCTGGCCGAGCTGAAAGCGCAGATGGCTGCCAAGGAGGAAGAGGAGAAATAG